AGCATGTACTACAAAATCTACCTCTTCTTCATTAAAAATTTTTACTGCCTCTTTTATTGCATATATATTATCATGTGTATCTGAAATAATTCCTATTTTTTCCATAATTGTAAATAAAATTATCTTTTATCTTTTTCTGGATAAAAATTAAAAATGGTTAATGTTTATCCCCTTGTGAAAATATTACCAGAGCATGAGGCAAAAAAATTGCTTGTTGAACATAATATACCCACAACGAATTTTAGAAAGATAAAAAGAAGAGAAGATTTGCAGAAGTTAGATTTAAAGTATCCTCTTGCCCTAAAAGTTTCTTCTCCTAAAATATTGCATAAAACAGATGTGGGGGCAATCGCCCTTAATATAAGAAATAAAGAAGAACTCATTGAAAAATATGATAAAATGAGGAAAAAATTTAAAGAGGAAATTTTTTTAGTTGAAGAAATGGTTCCTCAGGGAGTTGAAGTTATAGCTGGAATTTACAACGATAAGCTATTCAAAAAATGCATTATGGCTGGAATTGGGGGCATATATACTGAAATTTATAATGATGTTTCTTTCCGCCTACTTCCAGTCAAAAAGAGAGATTTATATGATATGATTAAAGATTTGAAGGGATACAAAATTTTTGAGGGATACAGAAAAAAAGTTGATAAAGAAGCATTTGTTGATATACTCCTGA
This genomic stretch from Thermoplasmatales archaeon harbors:
- a CDS encoding acetate--CoA ligase family protein, with protein sequence MKILPEHEAKKLLVEHNIPTTNFRKIKRREDLQKLDLKYPLALKVSSPKILHKTDVGAIALNIRNKEELIEKYDKMRKKFKEEIFLVEEMVPQGVEVIAGIYNDKLFKKCIMAGIGGIYTEIYNDVSFRLLPVKKRDLYDMIKDLKGYKIFEGYRKKVDKEAFVDILLKISKIGEKMKINQMDLNPIFLYEKGAKVIDAKIIMEE